The Salvelinus sp. IW2-2015 unplaced genomic scaffold, ASM291031v2 Un_scaffold2598, whole genome shotgun sequence sequence TCAGTGATCTGAAAGACGTTTTGAACATTGCAgatagagaacagacagagctCACTCCAGTCCTTATTTTAACAGACAATTGCAACTTTTAAAGAAAAGTATTATATGTtaacatatgccatttagcagaSACTTTTACAGCAATTTACAGTCATTTACATAGAAATTACGTTGTATACATTTTACACTCTTGGCACCATCATTTCAGTTTATTCAGCTATAGCAGgtcttttaatttaattttaaatgtCATCAAATTATTCCCACGTACCTGCAACAAGCTGATTTTTAGCTATGTTAGCATTTTTTCCCTATTTTGAGACAATCATATTTGTTCTACAccacatttctatctgaatgttctgtGTCATTACGTACTCCTGAACAGTGACTAGAGTCGACAACGTTCCCTTTTCTATCTGCCAAGACAATCCTTATCTGTTGTACATTTCTATCTTCATGTGCTGTAACATGACAGACCCGTGGTGAAGAGACCCTTGGTGAAGAGACCCGTGGTGAAGAGACCCGTGGTGAAGAGACCCGTGGTGAAGAGACCCGTGGTGAAGAGACCCGTGGTGAAGAGACCCGTGGTGAAGAGACGCTGATCCAGCTGGAGAGCGACATGCTCCCTCTTGGAGCAGAGGTCCAGATGCACGCGGTTTCCAGTCACCGACTCGGGAGTCTGGTTCTGGCCCAggggacaggggagggagaggggtgtctggcccaggggacaggggagggagaggggtgtctggcccaggggacaggggagggagaggcaTCACCCTGATTTAAGCTGTGATAGTGGCTAACTTGACTTCCCTGGTAAGCTGATTTAGCTGAAGTGGCTATTGATCTTACCATTAACTGATTTAGCTTATAGCGCTACTTGATTTTCCTGGTAACTTGATTAGCTGATAGTGGCTACTTGAATCTTCCTGGTAACTGATTTAGCTGATAGCGGCTACTTGAATCTTCCTGGTAACTGATTTAGGCTGATACTGTAATGACTTGATCTTGAGTGTTTTGGTGTTCTCCCCAACTAAATGCTCTGATTTAAAGCGTCTactaaattactgaaatgtaaaaTGATCATCGTTTTTTATTATGGTTACATTGTTAGTGTCTGCATTCTGCCAACTTCTTTTGGGTTTTAGGAACACAGTTGTCTCATTGACCGAGCGTACTATGTGCTCCACAACCTGACAGCTTTCTCTGGGTCAATAAAAGGGATGAATGTCTCTTAGCAAGAGCCTTGCCCTGTGATAGGACTAGTGTTCCTGTCCAGGGTTCCcttacatcaagctgtctcactgtTACAGGGAAACAGGAGTAGATAGTGCCTGTCCAGGGGTGTCCTGTACCATCTAAGCTGTCTCACACAGAACAGGAataactagtgtcctgtccagggggtgtcctaGTACATCAAAGCTGTCTCACTACGAAAAGCAGGagaatagactagtgtcctgtccaggggtgtcctgtacatcaagctgtctccactacagaacaggagacagactagtgtcctgtccagggggtgtcctgtaatcaagctgtctcactacaaaACAGGAGAAAGACTAGTGTCTGTCCAGGGGGTtcactgtacatcaagctgtctcactacagaaacacggataagactagtgtcctgtccaggggtctggtacatcaagctgctcACTACAGTAACAGGAGGACAGACTTCCNNNNNNNNNNNNNNNNNNNNNNNNNNNNNNNNNNNNNNNNNNNNNNNNNNNNNNNNNNNNNNNNNNNNNNNNNNNNNNNNNNNNNNNNNNNNNNNNNNNNNNNNNNNNNNNNNNNNNNNNNNNNNNNNNNNNNNNNNNNNNNNNNNNNNNNNNNNNNNNNNNNNNNNNNNNNNNNNNNNNNNNNNNNNNNNNNNNNNNNNNNNNNNNNNNNNNNNNNNNNNNNNNNNNNNNNNNNNNNNNNNNNNNNNNNNNNNNNNNNNNNNNNNNNNNNNNNNNNNNNNNNNNNNNNNNNNNNNNNNNNNNNNNNNNNNNNNNNNNNNNNNNNNNNNNNNNNNNNNNNNNNNNNNNNNNNNNNNNNNNNNNNNNNNNNNNNNNNNNNNNNNNNNNNNNNNNNNNNNNNNNNNNNNNNNNNNNNNNNNNNNNNNNNNNNNNNNNNNNNNNNNNNNNNNNNNNNNNNNNNNNNNNNNNNNNNNNNNNNNNNNNNNNNNNNNNNNNNNNNNNNNNNNNNNNNNNNNNNNNNNNNNNNNNNNNNNNNNNNNNNNNNNNNNNNNNNNNNNNNNNNNNNNNNNNNNNNNNNNNNNNNNNNNNNNNNNNNNAGACTCCTGTTGTATGGGTTGTTCTGGCTCAGACATCCTTTATCCTTTGTCCAGACCGGCTCCTAAACGAAGGTGGAGGTGGAAGGTTCCGGTACAGGCTGACGACGACTGGGAAGTTTGTTCCGCTTTAGGACCGGGCTGGAAACGCAAAGTGGTGTTCCGTCGCTCGACCACCCTGCCCGCTAAGAGGAAGTGGGATACGTACTACTGCAGTCCTTGTGGGGACCGCATGAGGAGCAAGGTGAACACTTCATAAACACTTCTACAGCAAGAAGGGTAGCGGTTCCGTTATGAATTAatgtttgaagtggatttaacaggtgacatcaataaaggattcgtagctttcacctggattcacctggtcagtctacgtcacggaaagagcaggtgttcatcatgttttgagccacattagaatatatctttaccatcgcgggccagaatcataAATCAgaatcaccctctgaatgatacacaatccatgtcccaattctctcaaggcttaaaagtcctactttaacccgtctcctccccttcatctacactgatttgaagtggatttaataggtgacatcaataaaggattcatagctttcacctggattcacctggtcagtctacgtcatggaaacagcaggtgttcctaatgtggttcgagtcctgaacgctgattggctgaaagccggggtatatcagatcgtataccacgggtatgacaaaaacatgtctttttttttactgttctaattacgtcggtaaccagttgataatagcaataaagcacgagggcgtggtgtgtggtgtatatgGCCGATATACCACGACTAAGTGATGTTCTTAttggcacgacgcaacgcagagtgcacAGACGCTGccattagccatggtatattggccatataccacaaacccccaaggggccttattgctattataaactgtctACCAATTGtaataaatgtttttgtcatacccgtggtacacAAATCAaatgatgatatacagtacagtatatacatatacatatgagatgagtaatgtagggtatgtaaacattatattaagtggcacaAGGCTgctataccacggctgtcagccaatcagcattcagcacTCCAACCACctagtgtatatttatattccaaaCTCATTACGAAATCtcaatttcttcttcttcttcttcttcttcttttttacaACTTGTGGATTCTGTGTGTATAGTTATTATATTAATAGATATtgctacactgttggagctagaaaccataagcatttttctacacctGCGATAACTTCTACAAAAcggtgtacgcgaccaataaactgaTTTTAAACtctggtcctttaaaaacctgcgttgtgtaaaatattgtgtgttatagcttgtaaaataaatacatgtggttTTGAAGTAAGTGTGGTGTGGTGATGCTGGTGTGGCGATGCTGTTGTAGCGATGCTGGTGTGTATGATCTGTATGTGatgttttacattgatgctaaaTAACGTTGTCTTGCCTTGGACGGTCAATAAAGTTATATTCTATATTCTAAGGTTGAACTGGCCAAATACCTCCGTGGTGGCATGGACCTCTCTCGTTTTGACTTCCAGTCAGGACTCTTCTTGGATGAGAAGAGCAGGTTGAAGGTAAAACACTTCCTTACTTCCTGGTGCCATTATTATTCCTGGTGCCATTATTATTCCTGGTGCCATTATTATTCCTGGTGCCATTATTATTCCTGGTGCCTTACTTCCTGGTGCCATGGGTCTTATTCATTAGTGAAGAAGGAAGAACCGTCCCCGTTTTCAGCCCGCTTGCTTCTGATTGGTTCCTAGTGATTCGACCCTGGTTTCCACCTCCGATATTGCTGTGTATGTACTCAGTAgttatgtaaaaaaagaaaaatatatatatttagatttatttccTCACCACAGCGTTTGAACCACTTGGAGGAAGTTCACTCCTCTAGTACGAGCACCTCCAGGGCTGGGACCCCTATGACCGACACCCCCAGGACAGGCACTCCAGACCTGGACCGAAACCACACCCCTGATGGCCTCCCTGGAACTCCCCAGCGCACCCCACAGAGTCAGGCCAGCTTCCCGCACATCACACAGTCCCCCACGGTTGTTATCCACATCAGCCTCCCCACCACCCCTAAGCCATCCGTGGCCAGTGGCTCCCCCTCCCTCCGTCTGGAGAAGATCTCCCCACAGAGACTCAGGTCTGTGGCATCTTCAAGCCGAGACGTGGTCATCCCTcgtctgtctcagtctctcctgcctctcagcCCGACCAAAAAACAGCTCCTTCAGTCAGGACTACAACCGCTCAGCCCGACCAGGAATCAGCTCTCTCAATTAGGACTACAACCGCTCAGCCCAACCAAGAATCAGCTCTCTCAATTAGGACTACAACCGCTCAGCCCGACCAGGAATCAACTCTCTCAATTAGGACTACAACCGCTCAGCCCGACCAAAAACCAGCTCCTTCAGTCAGGACTACAACCGCCTAGCCCAACTAAGAATCAGCTCTCTCAATTAGGACTACAAACCCCAGAGAGGCACAGGAAGGTAGTAGTGATCCGTAAACCAGATGTGGATCTGGACCCAatcacctcccctccccctcagcACCTTTCCCTGGTGACCCAGTGGACCCAGCAGTGGAGTGGGTCTAATATTGTGCTGAATGGACACAGAGAAATGGACGCAGAGAAACCAACTTGTACAGGTAGACATGGACAGGTAGAGTCAGTGGAAGTAACGTCCCTTAGGCCAAGGTCCTACGGTGAGAGGATTCAACAGATGAAAACAGCCAATGACAAAGATGGTGAgtcctttttatttctctcaattCTTTTGTTTTCAACAAGCCAGGATAGTCCTCTCAGTATCACTGGCTTATCTTTctcagaggggtatactacaaagcaggatcaaggaCTTAGCCAGCTAACTTCAAAGCAGGATCAAGGACTTAGCCAGCTAACTTCCCTGAATATTCTGAACAGAGTGGCGGCAGATCagacaaaaaaatcaaaagatTCCTAAGCTTCTGCGTACGTGTTGCTTCTACTTTAGGCAGTAGAGGTCAGGCTACTCTGGTGAATGGTGCTCGTTTtttaataaagttaaataaaagctGAGATCACATATTGATATTCTTCTACGTAACAGAGTGAATATAATAGCACAGTATAACTGtcagacaacaaaaacaaaacacgcACATTTATCTCTCGTGTGGCCAGAAGTCGACGACAACACGTCCCACTAGGCATAATACACAGGTAGGCTATGCTACGGTCTGTTAGCAACGTAGCTCTAAAATCCATTCAGGTAGGCTATGCTACGGTCTGTTAGCAATGTAGCTCTAAAACTCATTCAGGTAGGCTATGCTACTGTCTGTTAGCAACGTAGCTCTAAAATTCATTCAGGTAGGCTATGCTACGGTCTGTTAGCAACGTAGCTCTAAAATTCATTCACGTTTAGGCTATGCTACGGTTCTGTTAGCAACGTTAGCTCTAAAATTCATTCAGGTAGGCTATGCTACGGTCTGTAGCAACGTAGCTCTAAAATCATTCAGGTAGGCTATGCTACGGTCTGTTAGCAACGTAGCTCTTAAATTCATTCAGGTAGGCTATGCTACGGTCTGTTAGCAACGTACTCTAAAATCATTCAGGTAGGCTATGCTACGGTCTGTTAGCAACGTAGCTCTAAATTCATTCAGGTAGGCTATGCTACGGTCTGTTAGCAACGTAGCTCTAAATTCATTCAGGTAGGCTATGCTACGGTCTGTTAGCAACGTAAGCTCTAAAATCATTCAGGTAGGCTATGCTACGGTCTGTTAGCAACGTAGCTCTAAATCCATTCAGTAGCTATGCTACGGTCGTTAGGAACGTAGCTCTAAAATCTATTCAGGTAGCTATGCTACGGTCGTGTTAGCAACGTAGCCTAAATCTCTTCAGGTAGGCTATGCTCACGTCTGTTAGCAACGTAGCTCTAAAATCATTCAGGTAGGCTATGCTACGGTCTGTTAGCAACGTAGCTCTAAAATCATTCAGGTATGGCTATGCTACGGTCTTTTGCAGACGTAGCTCTAAAATCATTCAGTAGGCTATGCTACCGGTCTGTTAGCAACGTAGCTCTAAAATTCATTCAGGTAGGCTATGCTACGGTCGTTAGCAACGTAGCTCTAAAATCATTCAGGTAGGCTATGCTACGGTCTGTTAGCCACGTAGCTCTAAAATCCATTCAGGTAGGCTATGCTACGGTCTTGCTAGCAACGTAGCTCTAAAATCCATTCAGGTAGGCTATGCTACTTGGTCTTTAGCAACGTAGCTCTAAAAACTCATTCAGGTAGGCTATGCTACGGTCTGTTAGCACCTAGCGTCTAAAATCATTCAGTATAGGCTATGCTACGGTCTGTTAGCAACGTAGCTCTAAATTCATTCAGGTAGGCTATGCTACGGTCTGTTAGCAACGTAGCTCTAAATTCATTCATGGTAGCTATGCTACGGTCTGTTAGCAACGTAGCTCTAAAAATTCTTCAGGTAGCTATGCTACGTCTGTTAGCAACGATCAGCTCCTCAAGTCCATTCACGTAGGACATGACTATCGGTCTCTGTTAGCAACGTAGCTCTTAAAGATCCATTTCATAGGTTAGGCTATGCTACGGTCTATGTTGCCAAACGTCTGCTCTAAAAACTCATTCACGGTGGAGGTTAATTGTTGACTCACTGGTCTGTATAGGTCAACGTAGCTCTAAAATCCACATATCAGGTAGGCTATGCTACGGTCTGTACTATACGAGTGCTAGACTTCCTAGTACATATCCATTCAGACTCAGTGCTATGTCGTGGAACGGTCTGTTAGCAACGTAGCTCTTAAACTCATACAGGTAGGCTATGCTACGGTCTGTTAGCAACGTAGCTCTAAAATCCATTCAGGTAGGCTAGCTCGAAACAACACTATAACTCAACACCATCTTTAAAATATATCCCCATGAAACCGATTGAAATCAAATGGTTGGAATGCAGATGCTGTATGGAAGTTTCACTGATAAAACTTGAGGAATTCTCATTCATGAAtgacagtgagaaatgtgaagaagactacatacacacacacacacacgttgttgtGATGTAGGCTTGGGCGGTCTACAGTGGTTGAtcaactaaaagttttgagattacgctgcgggacttagaggtaatttgtagtttagtacggtaccctgcgtcactgcttcattactccagaccaccaccagggggagttagagcactcattatgcttttgggtcccaaggcgctaatgtgtctctaactgacaatgaatgggcgacacaaacctaaatagaaactgataattgtgacttcaaaattgaatttgaatgaactgaatgaggatgaggaaggtgattgaatttagaacaattgTAGTAAAATTGctcttcctctgtcctgcacCCACACCTGGAAAAAatacacttaaaaaaaataattgttgttTCTACTTTGTCAGAAGAAGCTTTAACTGGACCTATATMttattacttactaaaactgttgttatactgtaaggtttttattctaagaaaCTAAAaccttattacagtgtaactaaaatgttatttttatattgttCAAATATATGTGTTGACCGAAATATAAgcagcaagtgatgtctgctaactGAACAAGTTGCTGgtgcagtcatatagcctcgggaACTTACACATACAAAACGACAACTACAccccacctgcccagacccacatgctcacacccGCATtactctccgccacatggcctcaaactgcatcttttttggtttctctccGTCGCACACTcaaactttcaacatttagaCAATAAAGCATTTTAAAGGCTGACTTTGGTTGAATTTCAGTTTTAagtatacgtttttttttttNNNNNNNNNNNNNNNNNNNNNNNNNNNNNNNNNNNNNNNNNNNNNNNNNNNNNNNNNNNNNNNNNNNNNNNNNNNNNNNNNNNNNNNNNNNNNNNNNNNNNNNNNNNNNNNNNNNNNNNNNNNNNNNNNNNNNNNNNNNNNNNNNNNNNNNNNNNNNNNNNNNNNNNNNNNNNNNNNNNNNNNNNNNNNNNNNNNNNNNNNNNNNNNNNNNNNNNNNNNNNNNNNNNNNNNNNNNNNNNNNNNNNNNNNNNNNNNNNNNNNNNNNNNNNNNNNNNNNNNNNNNNNNNNNNNNNNNNNNNNNNNNNNNNNNNNNNNNNNNNNNNNNNNNNNNNNNNNNNNNNNNNNNNNNNNNNNNNNNNNNNNNNNNNNNNNNNNNNNNNNNNNNNNNNNNNNNNNNNNNNNNNNNNNNNNNNNNNNNNNNNNNNNNNNNNNNNNNNNNNNNNNNNNNNNNNNNNNNNNNNNNNNNNNNNNNNNNNNNNNNNNNNNNNNNNNNNNNNNNNNNNNNNNNNNNNNNNNNNNNNNNNNNNNNNNNNNNNNNNNNNNNNNNNNNNNNNNNNNNNNNNNNNNNNNNNNNNNNNNNNNNNNNNNNNNNNNNNNNNNNNNNNNNNNNNNNNNNNNNNNNNNNNNNNNNNNNNNNNNNNNNNNNNNNNNNNNNNNNNNNNNNNNNNNNNNNNNNNNNNNNNNNNNNNNNNNNNNNNNNNNNNNNNNNNNNNNNNNNNNNNNNNNNNNNNNNNNNNNNNNNNNNNNNNNNNNNNNNNNNNNNNNNNNNNNNNNNNNNNNNNNNNNNNNNNNNNNNNNNNNNNNNNNNNNNNNNNNNNNNNNNNNNNNNNNNNNNNNNNNNNNNNNNNNNNNNNNNNNNNNNNNNNNNNNNNNNNNNNNNNNNNNNNNNNNNNNNNNNNNNNNNNNNNNNNNNNNNNNNNNNNNNNNNNNNNNNNNNNNNNNNNNNNNNNNNNNNNNNNNNNNNNNNNNNNNNNNNNNNNNNNNNNNNNNNNNNNNNNNNNNNNNNNNNNNNNNNNNNNNNNNNNNNNNNNNNNNNNNNNNNNNNNNNNNNNNNNNNNNNNNNNNNNNNNNNNNNNNNNNNNNNNNNNNNNNNNNNNNNNNNNNNNNNNNNNNNNNNNNNNNNNNNNNNNNNNNNNNNNNNNNNNNNNNNNNNNNNNNNNNNNNNNNNNNNNNNNNNNNNNNNNNNNNNNNNNNNNNNNNNNNNNNNNNNNNNNNNNNNNNNNNNNNNNNNNNNNNNNNNNNNNNNNNNNNNNNNNNNNNNNNNNNNNNNNNNNNNNNNNNNNNNNNNNNNNNNNNNNNNNNNNNNNNNNNNNNNNNNNNNNNNNNNNNNNNNNNNNNNNNNNNNNNNNNNNNNNNNNNNNNNNNNNNNNNNNNNNNNNNNNNNNNNNNNNNNNNNNNNNNNNNNNNNNNNNNNNNNNNNNNNNNNNNNNNNNNNNNNNNNNNNNNNNNNNNNNNNNNNNNNNNNNNNNNNNNNNNNNNNNNNNNNNNNNNNNNNNNNNNNNNNNNNNNNNNNNNNNNNNNNNNNNNNNNNNNNNNNNNNNNNNNNNNNNNNNNNNNNNNNNNNNNNNNNNNNNNNNNNNNNNNNNNNNNNNNNNNNNNNNNNNNNNNNNNNNNNNNNNNNNNNNNNNNNNNNNNNNNNNNNNNNNNNNNNNNNNNNNNNNNNNNNNNNNNNNNNNNNNNNNNNNNNNNNNNNNNNNNNNNNNNNNNNNNNNNNNNNNNNNNNNNNNNNNNNNNNNNNNNNNNNNNNNNNNNNNNNNNNNNNNNNNNNNNNNNNNNNNNNNNNNNNNNNNNNNNNNNNNNNNNNNNNNNNNNNNNNNNNNNNNNNNNNNNNNNNNNNNNNNNNNNNNNNNNNNNNNNNNNNNNNNNNNNNNNNNNNNNNNNNNNNNNNNNNNNNNNNNNNNNNNNNNNNNNNNNNNNNNNNNNNNNNNNNNNNNNNNNNNNNNNNNNNNNNNNNNNNNNNNNNNNNNNNNNNNNNNNNNNNNNNNNNNNNNNNNNNNNNNNNNNNNNNNNNNNNNNNNNNNNNNNNNNNNNNNNNNNNNNNNNNNNNNNNNNNNNNNNNNNNNNNNNNNNNNNNNNNNNNNNNNNNNNNNNNNNNNNNNNNNNNNNNNNNNNNNNNNNNNNNNNNNNNNNNNNNNNNNNNNNNNNNNNNNNNNNNNNNNNNNNNNNNNNNNNNNNNNNNNNNNNNNNNNNNNNNNNNNNNNNNNNNNNNNNNNNNNNNNNNNNNNNNNNNNNNNNNNNNNNNNNNNNNNNNNNNNNNNNNNNNNNNNNNNNNNNNNNNNNNNNNNNNNNNNNNNNNNNNNNNNNNNNNNNNNNNNNNNNNNNNNNNNNNNNNNNNNNNNNNNNNNNNNNNNNNNNNNNNNNNNNNNNNNNNNNNNNNNNNNNNNNNNNNNNNNNNNNNNNNNNNNNNNNNNNNNNNNNNNNNNNNNNNNNNNNNNNNNNNNNNNNNNNNNNNNNNNNNNNNNNNNNNNNNNNNNNNNNNNNNNNNNNNNNNNNNNNNNNNNNNNNNNNNNNNNNNNNNNNNNNNNNNNNNNNNNNNNNNNNNNNNNNNNNNNNNNNNNNNNNNNNNNNNNNNNNNNNNNNNNNNNNNNNNNNNNNNNNNNNNNNNNNNNNNNNNNNNNNNNNNNNNNNNNNNNNNNNNNNNNNNNNNNNNNNNNNNNNNNNNNNNNNNNNNNNNNNNNNNNNNNNNNNNNNNNNNNNNNNNNNNNNNNNNNNNNNNNNNNNNNNNNNNNNNNNNNNNNNNNNNNNNNNNNNNNNNNNNNNNNNNNNNNNNNNNNNNNNNNNNNNNNNNNNNNNNNNNNNNNNNNNNNNNNNNNNNNNNNNNNNNNNNNNNNNNNNNNNNNNNNNNNNNNNNNNNNNNNNNNNNNNNNNNNNNNNNNNNNNNNNNNNNNNNNNNNNNNNNNNNNNNNNNNNNNNNNNNNNNNNNNNNNNNNNNNNNNNNNNNNNNNNNNNNNNNNNNNNNNNNNNNNNNNNNNNNNNNNNNNNNNNNNNNNNNNNNNNNNNNNNNNNNNNNNNNNNNNNNNNNNNNNNNNNNNNNNNNNNNNNNNNNNNNNNNNNNNNNNNNNNNNNNNNNNNNNNNNNNNNNNNNNNNNNNNNNNNNNNNNNNNNNNNNNNNNNNNNNNNNNNNNNNNNNNNNNNNNNNNNNNNNNNNNNNNNNNNNNNNNNNNNNNNNNNNNNNNNNNNNNNNNNNNNNNNNNNNNNNNNNNNNNNNNNNNNNNNNNNNNNNNNNNNNNNNNNNNNNNNNNNNNNNNNNNNNNNNNNNNNNNNNNNNNNNNNNNNNNNNNNNNNNNNNNNNNNNNNNNNNNNNNNNNNNNNNNNNNNNNNNNNNNNNNNNNNNNNNNNNNNNNNNNNNNNNNNNNNNNNNNNNNNNNNNNNNNNNNNNNNNNNNNNNNNNNNNNNNNNNNNNNNNNNNNNNNNNNNNNNNNNNNNNNNNNNNNNNNNNNNNNNNNNNNNNNNNNNNNNNNNNNNNNNNNNNNNNNNNNNNNNNNNNNNNNNNNNNNNNNNNNNNNNNNNNNNNNNNNNNNNNNNNNNNNNNNNNNNNNNNNNNNNNNNNNNNNNNNNNNNNNNNNNNNNNNNNNNNNNNNNNNNNNNNNNNNNNNNNNNNNNNNNNNNNNNNNNNNNNNNNNNNNNNNNNNNNNNNNNNNNNNNNNNNNNNNNNNNNNNNNNNNNNNNNNNNNNNNNNNNNNNNNNNNNNNNNNNNNNNNNNNNNNNNNNNNNNNNNNNNNNNNNNNNNNNNNNNNNNNNNNNNNNNNNNNNNNNNNNNNNNNNNNNNNNNNNNNNNNNNNNNNNNNNNNNNNNNNNNNNNNNNNNNNNNNNNNNNNNNNNNNNNNNNNNNNNN is a genomic window containing:
- the LOC112074349 gene encoding uncharacterized protein; protein product: MDRKRPKLLILRRDTVEGRMVARHIALEEDTPLSHAANQAPDLXEGANQGDGAEEETRGEETLGEETRGEETRGEETRGEETRGEETRGEETRGEETLIQLESDMLPLGAEVQMHAVSSHRLGSLVLAQGTGEGEGCLAQGTGEGEGCLAQGTGEGEEHSCLIDRAYYVLHNLTAFSGPAPKRRWRWKVPVQADDDWEVCSALGPGWKRKVVFRRSTTLPAKRKWDTYYCSPCGDRMRSKVELAKYLRGGMDLSRFDFQSGLFLDEKSRLKRLNHLEEVHSSSTSTSRAGTPMTDTPRTGTPDLDRNHTPDGLPGTPQRTPQSQASFPHITQSPTVVIHISLPTTPKPSVASGSPSLRLEKISPQRLRSVASSSRDVVIPRLSQSLLPLSPTKKQLLQSGLQPLSPTRNQLSQLGLQPLSPTKNQLSQLGLQPLSPTRNQLSQLGLQPLSPTKNQLLQSGLQPPSPTKNQLSQLGLQTPERHRKVVVIRKPDVDLDPITSPPPQHLSLVTQWTQQWSGSNIVLNGHREMDAEKPTCTGRHGQVESVEVTSLRPRSYGERIQQMKTANDKDAEKKQSPSIVFRKVRPTEHDPSLPACRTVFPSACVGYSCSASLFC